In a single window of the Centroberyx gerrardi isolate f3 chromosome 17, fCenGer3.hap1.cur.20231027, whole genome shotgun sequence genome:
- the arhgap11a gene encoding rho GTPase-activating protein 11A isoform X2 → MKVMERNVMRLVAVQHLRTAYGIKTKNWNKNKAVSCKITASHSAKVFGIPLEILPHYNMECGSVPSFLVEACMKLLAHVDTEGLFRKSGSIVRLKALRAKLDAGEECLPTALPCDVAGLVKQFFRELPEPVLPTELQEAFYKAQQLPTEEARTSATMLLSCVLPDRNFSILRHFFDFLHNVSQRSAENKMDSSNLSVILAPNLLHSGDGTEKMNASTEKRLKLQAAVVHCFIENSYNFGVLPQFLMEKVPAMMGCEAGVLSPALDELEELDTNSGMKRRRRCSLGVFASATPVIATPSSKRKLPLESGQSFGFSNKKRRSIKKNLGIDLLPNTLFSGTSTPGSVYSASEVLDSSHNALSSAGRSSRQSTTSARRKSRRLSNRHAVNRVESGKAGCFSPKAGKKEASRKSLRLRFSLGKSSKDAGSESIGWRLATQESTTSFRFTKDAEFSPSVLRNKSSKYISKSEDNLLTPQCDSSAHRTSWSGETPEGAQAFSGRSFTDTPMNMCLKNNYLSEPAIVVSKPPTGTSLPKKLCCASSAESLESEASLTEAQSQTGPTLLKIKKAFTESASDLQAVVQDHSSSTGENLTKPESILMPPPETPIIKVLSVDMETSSFPTQQRQLAVDQNITFGQIEIGPLSPLHIDSALFETGVYYSPAVKANDGSLCAGAVSSHNSSVVGQTETEAEQVNCSRLIDALDIQSPAHFKLGVSSGLQSTPYRSDLDLCDELIMPRVATKVSMVHEKVALFPEIGTKVQNQQPISPESLETQKRRVADHIQHFNKLTLYSPKASKAQQVRSPLKFQRTPVRQSVRRINSLLGESRRPTRNVEPLTSQSGPVVKATSLESGLSTHPQLQLYQGEASVGPSHSNIRAIKKPPPVPPKKPSTLARKPKALGDVTNKVQPKAKVDSSVPASKIDPAAAQKSLVQQVAEKDVYHYRGSPRNPLNQGRLLSATKPIDL, encoded by the exons ATGAAGGTCATGGAGAGAAACGTGATGCGTTTAGTGGCTGTACAACACCTACGCACAGCGTATGGGATAAAGACAAAGAActggaacaaaaacaaagcagtcAGCTGCAAGATAACAGCTAGCCACTCG GCAAAGGTTTTTGGGATACCGCTGGAGATCTTGCCGCACTATAATATGGAATGTGGGAGTGTACCAAG CTTTCTGGTTGAAGCGTGTATGAAACTGCTGGCGCATGTAGACACAGAGGGCCTGTTCAGAAAGTCGGGCTCCATTGTTCGCCTGAAAGCACTCCGG GCTAAATTGGATGCGGGCGAGGAGTGCCTGCCCACCGCACTTCCCTGTGATGTTGCTGGTCTGGTGAAGCAGTTCTTCAGGGAGCTGCCAGAGCCGGTGCTACCCACAGAGCTGCAGGAGGCCTTCTACAAGGCCCAGCAGCTCCCCACTGAGGAGGCGAGGACTTCTGCCACCATGCTGCTGTCTTGTGTACTGCCTGACAGAAATTTCAGCATCCTGCGTCACTTTTTCGACTTCCTCCACAATGTCTCTCAGAG GAGTGCAGAGAATAAGATGGACAGCAGTAACTTATCTGTGATCTTGGCTCCCAACCTCCTCCACTCTGGCGACGGTACGGAAAAGATGAACGCCAGCACAGAGAAACGCCTCAAGCTACAGGCAGCAGTGGTCCACTGCTTCATAGAGAACTCCTACAACTTTG GTGTGTTACCGCAGTTCCTCATGGAGAAGGTTCCAGCCATGATGGGCTGTGAGGCTGGtgttctctctcctgctcttgaTGAACTTGAGGAGCTGGACACAAACtcagggatgaagaggagacgCAGGTGCAGCTTAGGAG TCTTTGCTTCTGCCACTCCTGTGATTGCAACGCCAAGCTCCAAGCGAAAACTTCCTTTGGAATCTGGTCAGAGTTTTGGATTCTCAAACAAGAAACGTAGATCCATCAAAAAGAACCTTGGTATAGACTTACTTCCCAATACTTTGTTCAGCGGAACCTCCACTCCCGGATCAG TATACAGTGCATCAGAAGTCTTGGACtcttcccacaatgccttgtCCTCAGCAGGGAGGTCTAGTAGGCAATCAACTACCTCTGCAAGGAGGAAGAGCCGCCGACTGAGCAACAGGCATGCGGTCAACAG AGTTGAATCTGGAAAGGCTGGTTGCTTTTCTCCTAAAGCCGGCAAAAAAGAAGCATCACGCAAGTCTCTGCGCTTGCGCTTTAGCCTGGGGAAGAGCAGTAAAGACGCT GGGTCTGAGTCCATTGGCTGGCGACTTGCCACTCAGGAGAGCACCACCAGTTTTCGCTTCACCAAAGACGCAGAGTTCAGCCCGTCTGTTCTGCGTAACAAAA GCTCTAAGTACATTAGTAAGTCTGAAGACAACTTGCTGACCCCCCAATGTGACTCAAGTGCCCACCGGACCTCGTGGAGTGGGGAGACCCCTGAAGGAGCCCAGGCTTTCAGCGGACGGTCTTTCACAGATACCCCCATGAACATGTGCCTTAAGAACAACTACTTGTCTGAGCCTGCCATCGTTGTATCCAAGCCCCCAACAGGCACCAGCCTTCCCAAGAAGCTGTGTTGTGCCTCCAGTGCTGAGAGCCTGGAGAGTGAGGCTTCCCTCACTGAAGCCCAGAGCCAAACCGGTCCCACCCTGCTGAAAATTAAGAAGGCCTTCACAGAATCGGCCAGTGACCTCCAGGCTGTCGTACAGGACCACAGCAGCTCCACAGGAGAGAACCTGACAAAACCTGAGAGCATCCTGATGCCTCCACCAGAGACTCCTATAATCAAAGTTCTGTCTGTAGACATGGAGACCTCCAGCTTCCCAACCCAACAGAGGCAGCTGGCTGTTGACCAGAACATCACCTTTGGCCAGATCGAAATTGGCCCTTTGTCTCCTTTGCATATTGACAGTGCGCTGTTTGAGACTGGTGTATATTATAGTCCAGCAGTAAAGGCTAATGATGGCTCCCTTTGTGCTGGTGCTGTCAGCAGCCATAATAGCTCTGTGGTTGGTCAAACTGAGACAGAGGCTGAGCAGGTGAATTGCAGCAGGTTGATTGATGCTCTGGACATCCAGAGTCCTGCTCACTTCAAACTGGGTGTCTCCTCCGGGCTGCAGTCCACTCCGTACAGGTCAGACCTTGACCTCTGCGATGAGCTCATCATGCCTAGAGTTGCTACTAAGGTCAGTATGGTACATGAAAAAGTTGCGTTGTTCCCAGAGATTGGTACCAAAGTCCAAAACCAACAGCCCATCTCACCAGAGAGTCTGGAAACCCAAAAGCGTAGGGTGGCAGACCACATTCAACACTTCAACAAGCTCACCCTGTATTCTCCCAAAGCCTCCAAGGCCCAACAAGTCAGGTCACCCCTCAAGTTCCAGCGCACCCCTGTGCGTCAGTCTGTCCGCAGGATCAACTCTCTTctgggagagagcaggaggccCACTAGAAACGTGGAGCCTCTCACCAGCCAGAGTGGCCCTGTGGTGAAGGCAACGAGCCTGGAGAGTGGCCTTTCCACTCACCCACAGCTCCAGCTTTACCAGGGAGAAGCATCAGTGGGACCGTCACATAGCAACATTCGTGCCATAAAGAAACCTCCTCCAGTCCCACCCAAAAAGCCAAGCACCCTAGCCCGTAAACCCAAGGCTCTGGGTGATGTGACCAACAAGGTCCAACCCAAGGCCAAAGTAGACTCCTCTGTCCCTGCCAGTAAGATTGATCCAGCAGCAGCCCAGAAGTCTCTAGTGCAGCAGGTAGCAGAGAAGGATGTGTACCATTACAGAGGTTCCCCTAGAAACCCTCTCAACCAAGGACGGCTGTTGTCCGCCACTAAGCCAATAGATTTATAG
- the arhgap11a gene encoding rho GTPase-activating protein 11A isoform X1 has translation MKVMERNVMRLVAVQHLRTAYGIKTKNWNKNKAVSCKITASHSAKVFGIPLEILPHYNMECGSVPSFLVEACMKLLAHVDTEGLFRKSGSIVRLKALRAKLDAGEECLPTALPCDVAGLVKQFFRELPEPVLPTELQEAFYKAQQLPTEEARTSATMLLSCVLPDRNFSILRHFFDFLHNVSQRSAENKMDSSNLSVILAPNLLHSGDGTEKMNASTEKRLKLQAAVVHCFIENSYNFGVLPQFLMEKVPAMMGCEAGVLSPALDELEELDTNSGMKRRRRCSLGVFASATPVIATPSSKRKLPLESGQSFGFSNKKRRSIKKNLGIDLLPNTLFSGTSTPGSVYSASEVLDSSHNALSSAGRSSRQSTTSARRKSRRLSNRHAVNRVESGKAGCFSPKAGKKEASRKSLRLRFSLGKSSKDAGSESIGWRLATQESTTSFRFTKDAEFSPSVLRNKSESKSSKYISKSEDNLLTPQCDSSAHRTSWSGETPEGAQAFSGRSFTDTPMNMCLKNNYLSEPAIVVSKPPTGTSLPKKLCCASSAESLESEASLTEAQSQTGPTLLKIKKAFTESASDLQAVVQDHSSSTGENLTKPESILMPPPETPIIKVLSVDMETSSFPTQQRQLAVDQNITFGQIEIGPLSPLHIDSALFETGVYYSPAVKANDGSLCAGAVSSHNSSVVGQTETEAEQVNCSRLIDALDIQSPAHFKLGVSSGLQSTPYRSDLDLCDELIMPRVATKVSMVHEKVALFPEIGTKVQNQQPISPESLETQKRRVADHIQHFNKLTLYSPKASKAQQVRSPLKFQRTPVRQSVRRINSLLGESRRPTRNVEPLTSQSGPVVKATSLESGLSTHPQLQLYQGEASVGPSHSNIRAIKKPPPVPPKKPSTLARKPKALGDVTNKVQPKAKVDSSVPASKIDPAAAQKSLVQQVAEKDVYHYRGSPRNPLNQGRLLSATKPIDL, from the exons ATGAAGGTCATGGAGAGAAACGTGATGCGTTTAGTGGCTGTACAACACCTACGCACAGCGTATGGGATAAAGACAAAGAActggaacaaaaacaaagcagtcAGCTGCAAGATAACAGCTAGCCACTCG GCAAAGGTTTTTGGGATACCGCTGGAGATCTTGCCGCACTATAATATGGAATGTGGGAGTGTACCAAG CTTTCTGGTTGAAGCGTGTATGAAACTGCTGGCGCATGTAGACACAGAGGGCCTGTTCAGAAAGTCGGGCTCCATTGTTCGCCTGAAAGCACTCCGG GCTAAATTGGATGCGGGCGAGGAGTGCCTGCCCACCGCACTTCCCTGTGATGTTGCTGGTCTGGTGAAGCAGTTCTTCAGGGAGCTGCCAGAGCCGGTGCTACCCACAGAGCTGCAGGAGGCCTTCTACAAGGCCCAGCAGCTCCCCACTGAGGAGGCGAGGACTTCTGCCACCATGCTGCTGTCTTGTGTACTGCCTGACAGAAATTTCAGCATCCTGCGTCACTTTTTCGACTTCCTCCACAATGTCTCTCAGAG GAGTGCAGAGAATAAGATGGACAGCAGTAACTTATCTGTGATCTTGGCTCCCAACCTCCTCCACTCTGGCGACGGTACGGAAAAGATGAACGCCAGCACAGAGAAACGCCTCAAGCTACAGGCAGCAGTGGTCCACTGCTTCATAGAGAACTCCTACAACTTTG GTGTGTTACCGCAGTTCCTCATGGAGAAGGTTCCAGCCATGATGGGCTGTGAGGCTGGtgttctctctcctgctcttgaTGAACTTGAGGAGCTGGACACAAACtcagggatgaagaggagacgCAGGTGCAGCTTAGGAG TCTTTGCTTCTGCCACTCCTGTGATTGCAACGCCAAGCTCCAAGCGAAAACTTCCTTTGGAATCTGGTCAGAGTTTTGGATTCTCAAACAAGAAACGTAGATCCATCAAAAAGAACCTTGGTATAGACTTACTTCCCAATACTTTGTTCAGCGGAACCTCCACTCCCGGATCAG TATACAGTGCATCAGAAGTCTTGGACtcttcccacaatgccttgtCCTCAGCAGGGAGGTCTAGTAGGCAATCAACTACCTCTGCAAGGAGGAAGAGCCGCCGACTGAGCAACAGGCATGCGGTCAACAG AGTTGAATCTGGAAAGGCTGGTTGCTTTTCTCCTAAAGCCGGCAAAAAAGAAGCATCACGCAAGTCTCTGCGCTTGCGCTTTAGCCTGGGGAAGAGCAGTAAAGACGCT GGGTCTGAGTCCATTGGCTGGCGACTTGCCACTCAGGAGAGCACCACCAGTTTTCGCTTCACCAAAGACGCAGAGTTCAGCCCGTCTGTTCTGCGTAACAAAAGTGAGTCCAAGA GCTCTAAGTACATTAGTAAGTCTGAAGACAACTTGCTGACCCCCCAATGTGACTCAAGTGCCCACCGGACCTCGTGGAGTGGGGAGACCCCTGAAGGAGCCCAGGCTTTCAGCGGACGGTCTTTCACAGATACCCCCATGAACATGTGCCTTAAGAACAACTACTTGTCTGAGCCTGCCATCGTTGTATCCAAGCCCCCAACAGGCACCAGCCTTCCCAAGAAGCTGTGTTGTGCCTCCAGTGCTGAGAGCCTGGAGAGTGAGGCTTCCCTCACTGAAGCCCAGAGCCAAACCGGTCCCACCCTGCTGAAAATTAAGAAGGCCTTCACAGAATCGGCCAGTGACCTCCAGGCTGTCGTACAGGACCACAGCAGCTCCACAGGAGAGAACCTGACAAAACCTGAGAGCATCCTGATGCCTCCACCAGAGACTCCTATAATCAAAGTTCTGTCTGTAGACATGGAGACCTCCAGCTTCCCAACCCAACAGAGGCAGCTGGCTGTTGACCAGAACATCACCTTTGGCCAGATCGAAATTGGCCCTTTGTCTCCTTTGCATATTGACAGTGCGCTGTTTGAGACTGGTGTATATTATAGTCCAGCAGTAAAGGCTAATGATGGCTCCCTTTGTGCTGGTGCTGTCAGCAGCCATAATAGCTCTGTGGTTGGTCAAACTGAGACAGAGGCTGAGCAGGTGAATTGCAGCAGGTTGATTGATGCTCTGGACATCCAGAGTCCTGCTCACTTCAAACTGGGTGTCTCCTCCGGGCTGCAGTCCACTCCGTACAGGTCAGACCTTGACCTCTGCGATGAGCTCATCATGCCTAGAGTTGCTACTAAGGTCAGTATGGTACATGAAAAAGTTGCGTTGTTCCCAGAGATTGGTACCAAAGTCCAAAACCAACAGCCCATCTCACCAGAGAGTCTGGAAACCCAAAAGCGTAGGGTGGCAGACCACATTCAACACTTCAACAAGCTCACCCTGTATTCTCCCAAAGCCTCCAAGGCCCAACAAGTCAGGTCACCCCTCAAGTTCCAGCGCACCCCTGTGCGTCAGTCTGTCCGCAGGATCAACTCTCTTctgggagagagcaggaggccCACTAGAAACGTGGAGCCTCTCACCAGCCAGAGTGGCCCTGTGGTGAAGGCAACGAGCCTGGAGAGTGGCCTTTCCACTCACCCACAGCTCCAGCTTTACCAGGGAGAAGCATCAGTGGGACCGTCACATAGCAACATTCGTGCCATAAAGAAACCTCCTCCAGTCCCACCCAAAAAGCCAAGCACCCTAGCCCGTAAACCCAAGGCTCTGGGTGATGTGACCAACAAGGTCCAACCCAAGGCCAAAGTAGACTCCTCTGTCCCTGCCAGTAAGATTGATCCAGCAGCAGCCCAGAAGTCTCTAGTGCAGCAGGTAGCAGAGAAGGATGTGTACCATTACAGAGGTTCCCCTAGAAACCCTCTCAACCAAGGACGGCTGTTGTCCGCCACTAAGCCAATAGATTTATAG
- the arhgap11a gene encoding rho GTPase-activating protein 11A isoform X3, which yields MKVMERNVMRLVAVQHLRTAYGIKTKNWNKNKAVSCKITASHSAKVFGIPLEILPHYNMECGSVPSFLVEACMKLLAHVDTEGLFRKSGSIVRLKALRAKLDAGEECLPTALPCDVAGLVKQFFRELPEPVLPTELQEAFYKAQQLPTEEARTSATMLLSCVLPDRNFSILRHFFDFLHNVSQRSAENKMDSSNLSVILAPNLLHSGDGTEKMNASTEKRLKLQAAVVHCFIENSYNFGVLPQFLMEKVPAMMGCEAGVLSPALDELEELDTNSGMKRRRRCSLGDMVNGALNKLKTNRTPTKTTQTDSLVFASATPVIATPSSKRKLPLESGQSFGFSNKKRRSIKKNLGIDLLPNTLFSGTSTPGSVYSASEVLDSSHNALSSAGRSSRQSTTSARRKSRRLSNRHAVNRVESGKAGCFSPKAGKKEASRKSLRLRFSLGKSSKDAGSESIGWRLATQESTTSFRFTKDAEFSPSVLRNKSESKSSKYISKSEDNLLTPQCDSSAHRTSWSGETPEGAQAFSGRSFTDTPMNMCLKNNYLSEPAIVVSKPPTGTSLPKKLCCASSAESLESEASLTEAQSQTGPTLLKIKKAFTESASDLQAVVQDHSSSTGENLTKPESILMPPPETPIIKVLSVDMETSSFPTQQRQLAVDQNITFGQIEIGPLSPLHIDSALFETGVYYSPAVKANDGSLCAGAVSSHNSSVVGQTETEAEQVNCSRLIDALDIQSPAHFKLGVSSGLQSTPYRSDLDLCDELIMPRVATKVSMVHEKVALFPEIGTKVQNQQPISPESLETQKRRVADHIQHFNKLTLYSPKASKAQQVRSPLKFQRTPVRQSVRRINSLLGESRRPTRNVEPLTSQSGPVVKATSLESGLSTHPQLQLYQGEASVGPSHSNIRAIKKPPPVPPKKPSTLARKPKALGDVTNKVQPKAKVDSSVPASKIDPAAAQKSLVQQVAEKDVYHYRGSPRNPLNQGRLLSATKPIDL from the exons ATGAAGGTCATGGAGAGAAACGTGATGCGTTTAGTGGCTGTACAACACCTACGCACAGCGTATGGGATAAAGACAAAGAActggaacaaaaacaaagcagtcAGCTGCAAGATAACAGCTAGCCACTCG GCAAAGGTTTTTGGGATACCGCTGGAGATCTTGCCGCACTATAATATGGAATGTGGGAGTGTACCAAG CTTTCTGGTTGAAGCGTGTATGAAACTGCTGGCGCATGTAGACACAGAGGGCCTGTTCAGAAAGTCGGGCTCCATTGTTCGCCTGAAAGCACTCCGG GCTAAATTGGATGCGGGCGAGGAGTGCCTGCCCACCGCACTTCCCTGTGATGTTGCTGGTCTGGTGAAGCAGTTCTTCAGGGAGCTGCCAGAGCCGGTGCTACCCACAGAGCTGCAGGAGGCCTTCTACAAGGCCCAGCAGCTCCCCACTGAGGAGGCGAGGACTTCTGCCACCATGCTGCTGTCTTGTGTACTGCCTGACAGAAATTTCAGCATCCTGCGTCACTTTTTCGACTTCCTCCACAATGTCTCTCAGAG GAGTGCAGAGAATAAGATGGACAGCAGTAACTTATCTGTGATCTTGGCTCCCAACCTCCTCCACTCTGGCGACGGTACGGAAAAGATGAACGCCAGCACAGAGAAACGCCTCAAGCTACAGGCAGCAGTGGTCCACTGCTTCATAGAGAACTCCTACAACTTTG GTGTGTTACCGCAGTTCCTCATGGAGAAGGTTCCAGCCATGATGGGCTGTGAGGCTGGtgttctctctcctgctcttgaTGAACTTGAGGAGCTGGACACAAACtcagggatgaagaggagacgCAGGTGCAGCTTAGGAG ATATGGTCAATGGCGCTCTGAATAAGTTAAAAACTAATAGAACACCCACAAAAACcacccagacagacagtcttG TCTTTGCTTCTGCCACTCCTGTGATTGCAACGCCAAGCTCCAAGCGAAAACTTCCTTTGGAATCTGGTCAGAGTTTTGGATTCTCAAACAAGAAACGTAGATCCATCAAAAAGAACCTTGGTATAGACTTACTTCCCAATACTTTGTTCAGCGGAACCTCCACTCCCGGATCAG TATACAGTGCATCAGAAGTCTTGGACtcttcccacaatgccttgtCCTCAGCAGGGAGGTCTAGTAGGCAATCAACTACCTCTGCAAGGAGGAAGAGCCGCCGACTGAGCAACAGGCATGCGGTCAACAG AGTTGAATCTGGAAAGGCTGGTTGCTTTTCTCCTAAAGCCGGCAAAAAAGAAGCATCACGCAAGTCTCTGCGCTTGCGCTTTAGCCTGGGGAAGAGCAGTAAAGACGCT GGGTCTGAGTCCATTGGCTGGCGACTTGCCACTCAGGAGAGCACCACCAGTTTTCGCTTCACCAAAGACGCAGAGTTCAGCCCGTCTGTTCTGCGTAACAAAAGTGAGTCCAAGA GCTCTAAGTACATTAGTAAGTCTGAAGACAACTTGCTGACCCCCCAATGTGACTCAAGTGCCCACCGGACCTCGTGGAGTGGGGAGACCCCTGAAGGAGCCCAGGCTTTCAGCGGACGGTCTTTCACAGATACCCCCATGAACATGTGCCTTAAGAACAACTACTTGTCTGAGCCTGCCATCGTTGTATCCAAGCCCCCAACAGGCACCAGCCTTCCCAAGAAGCTGTGTTGTGCCTCCAGTGCTGAGAGCCTGGAGAGTGAGGCTTCCCTCACTGAAGCCCAGAGCCAAACCGGTCCCACCCTGCTGAAAATTAAGAAGGCCTTCACAGAATCGGCCAGTGACCTCCAGGCTGTCGTACAGGACCACAGCAGCTCCACAGGAGAGAACCTGACAAAACCTGAGAGCATCCTGATGCCTCCACCAGAGACTCCTATAATCAAAGTTCTGTCTGTAGACATGGAGACCTCCAGCTTCCCAACCCAACAGAGGCAGCTGGCTGTTGACCAGAACATCACCTTTGGCCAGATCGAAATTGGCCCTTTGTCTCCTTTGCATATTGACAGTGCGCTGTTTGAGACTGGTGTATATTATAGTCCAGCAGTAAAGGCTAATGATGGCTCCCTTTGTGCTGGTGCTGTCAGCAGCCATAATAGCTCTGTGGTTGGTCAAACTGAGACAGAGGCTGAGCAGGTGAATTGCAGCAGGTTGATTGATGCTCTGGACATCCAGAGTCCTGCTCACTTCAAACTGGGTGTCTCCTCCGGGCTGCAGTCCACTCCGTACAGGTCAGACCTTGACCTCTGCGATGAGCTCATCATGCCTAGAGTTGCTACTAAGGTCAGTATGGTACATGAAAAAGTTGCGTTGTTCCCAGAGATTGGTACCAAAGTCCAAAACCAACAGCCCATCTCACCAGAGAGTCTGGAAACCCAAAAGCGTAGGGTGGCAGACCACATTCAACACTTCAACAAGCTCACCCTGTATTCTCCCAAAGCCTCCAAGGCCCAACAAGTCAGGTCACCCCTCAAGTTCCAGCGCACCCCTGTGCGTCAGTCTGTCCGCAGGATCAACTCTCTTctgggagagagcaggaggccCACTAGAAACGTGGAGCCTCTCACCAGCCAGAGTGGCCCTGTGGTGAAGGCAACGAGCCTGGAGAGTGGCCTTTCCACTCACCCACAGCTCCAGCTTTACCAGGGAGAAGCATCAGTGGGACCGTCACATAGCAACATTCGTGCCATAAAGAAACCTCCTCCAGTCCCACCCAAAAAGCCAAGCACCCTAGCCCGTAAACCCAAGGCTCTGGGTGATGTGACCAACAAGGTCCAACCCAAGGCCAAAGTAGACTCCTCTGTCCCTGCCAGTAAGATTGATCCAGCAGCAGCCCAGAAGTCTCTAGTGCAGCAGGTAGCAGAGAAGGATGTGTACCATTACAGAGGTTCCCCTAGAAACCCTCTCAACCAAGGACGGCTGTTGTCCGCCACTAAGCCAATAGATTTATAG